In the Agrococcus sp. Marseille-Q4369 genome, one interval contains:
- a CDS encoding crosslink repair DNA glycosylase YcaQ family protein, with amino-acid sequence MTRPTRISAAQARRIAIAASGLDGAMPGERGRVGPRTLDRAIARLGLLQLDSVNVFERSHYLPLLARLGPYERSALDRLLHHDHGRSLGAYTEYVAHEAAVIPVADWPLWAWKRRESMRGNTERWAAEHATLIDDVRAEFAERGPMRPSDMEHPAHERLPGGWWNKSDAYWATAILFRRGDLVTVGRSRFERRYAVAEAVLPEAARVELDAVDAHRTLVRRAAIALGIATVDDLADYHRLPIADTKVAIAALVDAGELEPVEVEGWGRPAYRSAGARNPRAVRATALLSPFDPLVWHRPRAERLFDFAYRISIYTPAAQREHGYYVLPVLVDDHLVGRVDLKSDRRAGVLRVQHAHVEPAHAERAGELAERIAPVLQEAAGWQGLERVEVAGPGRGRGRWRGRRAGLCDRAAGLRSVIRTGCGAVRRPLRTGRPRRSRDAHPRSPRRATSGTGGPSR; translated from the coding sequence ATGACGCGACCGACGAGGATCTCCGCGGCGCAGGCGCGACGCATCGCGATCGCGGCGAGCGGCCTCGACGGCGCGATGCCCGGGGAGCGCGGCCGCGTCGGCCCGCGCACGCTCGATCGGGCGATCGCGCGGCTCGGGCTGCTGCAGCTCGACTCGGTCAACGTCTTCGAGCGCAGCCACTACCTGCCGCTGCTCGCGCGCCTGGGCCCCTATGAGCGCTCGGCGCTCGACCGCCTCCTGCACCACGACCACGGGCGCTCGCTCGGCGCCTACACCGAGTACGTCGCGCACGAGGCGGCGGTCATCCCCGTCGCCGACTGGCCGCTCTGGGCGTGGAAGCGGCGGGAGTCGATGCGCGGCAACACCGAGCGGTGGGCGGCCGAGCACGCGACCCTCATCGACGACGTGCGCGCCGAGTTCGCCGAGCGCGGCCCCATGCGCCCGAGCGACATGGAGCACCCGGCGCACGAGCGGCTGCCCGGCGGGTGGTGGAACAAGTCGGATGCGTACTGGGCGACCGCGATCCTGTTCCGTCGGGGAGACCTCGTCACCGTCGGCCGCTCTCGCTTCGAGCGCCGGTACGCCGTCGCCGAAGCGGTGCTGCCGGAGGCGGCTCGCGTCGAGCTCGACGCGGTCGACGCCCACCGCACCCTCGTCCGCCGCGCGGCGATCGCGCTCGGCATCGCGACCGTCGACGACCTCGCCGACTACCACCGGCTGCCGATCGCCGACACGAAGGTCGCCATCGCGGCGCTGGTCGACGCGGGCGAGCTCGAGCCCGTCGAGGTCGAGGGCTGGGGCCGCCCCGCATACCGGAGCGCCGGCGCGCGGAATCCGAGGGCCGTGCGCGCGACCGCGCTCCTGTCGCCCTTCGACCCGCTCGTCTGGCACCGACCTCGCGCCGAGCGGCTCTTCGACTTCGCCTACCGCATCTCGATCTACACGCCCGCGGCACAGCGGGAGCACGGCTACTACGTGCTGCCCGTGCTCGTCGACGACCACCTCGTCGGCCGCGTCGACCTCAAGAGCGACCGCCGCGCGGGCGTGCTGCGCGTGCAGCACGCGCACGTCGAGCCGGCGCACGCGGAGCGGGCGGGCGAGCTCGCCGAGCGGATCGCGCCGGTGCTGCAGGAGGCGGCGGGGTGGCAGGGGCTCGAGCGGGTGGAGGTCGCGGGGCCGGGACGTGGGCGCGGGAGGTGGCGGGGGCGGCGAGCGGGGCTGTGTGATCGAGCGGCGGGGCTTCGCTCCGTCATCAGAACTGGATGCGGGGCGGTTCGGCGACCGCTCCGGACTGGTCGACCTCGAAGAAGTCGCGACGCCCACCCGCGGAGCCCGCGAAGAGCGACGTCGGGAACCGGCGGGCCTTCGCGTTGA
- a CDS encoding AI-2E family transporter, protein MIFGRPREVQPQPIVTPAPLGVPSGMRIAGSWAWRIVAIAAATAIVLWLVVIFRIVVIPLVIAALLTTALMPIVDRLHRARWPRGLAVAVTIVGLLVAVVGLGWLAVSQIRGEYPELQEKAVDFWADTQDWLLSLPFGITQQDLADFGTNILGTLREDVSSIVSQALSVGSTVGQVLAGAVLTIFALIFTLKDGRPIWRWIIGMLPRAARPATDGAGHAGWVTLGNFVRVQVLVAFIDAVGIGLGAWILGLFFDGMPLVLPIAILVFLGSFIPIIGAVVTGAIAVLVVLISFGIWPAVIMLGIVLLVQQIEGNVLQPIVMGTAVKVHPLAVVLAVAAGSTIAGIAGAFFAVPVVAFLNVFISTIASGSWRTNPRPTVEDVVDEQR, encoded by the coding sequence ATGATCTTCGGACGCCCGCGCGAGGTGCAGCCCCAGCCGATCGTGACCCCGGCTCCGCTCGGCGTGCCGAGCGGGATGCGGATCGCCGGCAGCTGGGCGTGGCGCATCGTCGCGATCGCGGCCGCGACGGCGATCGTGCTGTGGCTCGTCGTCATCTTCCGCATCGTCGTGATCCCGCTCGTGATCGCGGCGCTCCTGACGACCGCGCTCATGCCGATCGTCGACCGGCTGCATCGCGCCCGCTGGCCCCGCGGGCTCGCGGTCGCGGTCACGATCGTGGGCCTGCTCGTCGCGGTCGTCGGGCTCGGCTGGCTCGCGGTGTCGCAGATCCGCGGCGAGTACCCGGAGCTGCAGGAGAAGGCGGTCGACTTCTGGGCCGACACGCAGGACTGGCTGCTCTCGCTCCCGTTCGGCATCACGCAGCAGGACCTCGCCGACTTCGGCACCAACATCCTCGGCACGCTGCGCGAGGACGTCTCGTCGATCGTCTCGCAAGCGCTCTCGGTCGGCTCCACGGTCGGGCAGGTGCTCGCCGGCGCCGTGCTGACGATCTTCGCGCTCATCTTCACGCTCAAGGACGGGCGGCCGATCTGGCGCTGGATCATCGGCATGCTGCCCCGCGCCGCGCGTCCCGCGACCGACGGCGCCGGCCACGCCGGCTGGGTGACGCTCGGCAACTTCGTGCGCGTGCAGGTGCTCGTCGCGTTCATCGACGCGGTCGGCATCGGTCTCGGCGCCTGGATCCTCGGCCTCTTCTTCGACGGCATGCCGCTCGTCCTGCCGATCGCGATCCTCGTCTTCCTCGGCTCGTTCATCCCGATCATCGGCGCGGTCGTCACGGGCGCGATCGCCGTGCTCGTCGTGCTCATCTCCTTCGGCATCTGGCCGGCGGTCATCATGCTCGGCATCGTGCTCCTCGTGCAGCAGATCGAGGGCAACGTGCTGCAGCCCATCGTGATGGGCACGGCCGTCAAGGTGCACCCGCTCGCCGTCGTGCTCGCGGTGGCCGCGGGTTCGACGATCGCGGGCATCGCGGGCGCCTTCTTCGCCGTGCCGGTCGTCGCGTTCCTCAACGTGTTCATCTCCACGATCGCCTCGGGCTCGTGGCGCACGAACCCTCGCCCGACTGTGGAGGACGTCGTCGATGAGCAGCGCTGA
- the ilvA gene encoding threonine ammonia-lyase yields MSSAEPALALADFEAARERLVGIAQETPMERSRYLSGMHGADVFLKCENLQRTGAYKIRGAYNMLAKLPPEARELGVVAASAGNHAQGVAFAATALGMPATIFMPVGVALPKLQATRDYGAAVELRGLDFQSALTAALEHVERTGATFVPPYDHRDVIEGQGTVGLEILDQVPDASTVVVPIGGGGLAAGVASAIRLRAAVEGRAVRIVGVQAERAASYVPSLAAGEPTTIDALPTIADGIAVARPGALPFAIIRDAVDEVVTVTDDDIARAMIMLLERAKLVVEPSGAVATAAIMTGLVASDGPTVAVLSGGNIDPLFMERVISRGLAASQRYLKVRIALPDRPGQLAIIAQIVSDEQANVVEVLHSQHNAWTSISDVSIDISVTTRGPEHAERVLEALRRAGYEPQVL; encoded by the coding sequence ATGAGCAGCGCTGAGCCGGCGCTCGCGCTCGCCGACTTCGAGGCGGCCCGGGAGCGCCTCGTCGGCATCGCGCAGGAGACGCCGATGGAGCGCTCGCGCTACCTGAGCGGCATGCACGGCGCCGACGTCTTCCTCAAGTGCGAGAACCTGCAGCGCACGGGCGCCTACAAGATCCGCGGCGCGTACAACATGCTCGCGAAGCTGCCCCCGGAGGCGCGCGAGCTCGGCGTCGTCGCGGCCTCGGCGGGCAATCACGCGCAGGGCGTCGCGTTCGCCGCGACCGCGCTCGGCATGCCCGCGACGATCTTCATGCCGGTCGGGGTCGCCCTTCCCAAGCTGCAGGCGACGCGCGACTACGGCGCGGCGGTCGAGCTGCGCGGCCTCGACTTCCAGAGCGCGCTCACCGCGGCGCTCGAGCACGTCGAGCGCACCGGTGCGACGTTCGTGCCGCCCTACGACCACCGCGACGTGATCGAGGGGCAGGGCACCGTCGGCCTCGAGATCCTCGACCAGGTGCCGGATGCGTCCACGGTCGTCGTGCCGATCGGCGGCGGCGGGCTCGCGGCCGGCGTGGCATCCGCCATCCGGCTCCGCGCGGCCGTGGAGGGCCGCGCGGTGCGCATCGTCGGCGTGCAGGCCGAGCGCGCCGCGAGCTACGTGCCGTCGCTCGCGGCGGGGGAGCCGACCACGATCGACGCGCTCCCCACGATCGCCGACGGCATCGCGGTCGCGAGGCCCGGCGCGCTGCCGTTCGCGATCATCCGGGACGCGGTCGACGAGGTCGTCACCGTGACCGACGACGACATCGCGCGCGCGATGATCATGCTGCTCGAGCGGGCGAAGCTCGTCGTCGAGCCCTCGGGAGCGGTCGCGACGGCCGCGATCATGACGGGGCTCGTGGCATCCGACGGTCCGACGGTCGCGGTGCTCTCGGGCGGCAACATCGATCCGCTGTTCATGGAGCGCGTCATCTCGCGCGGCCTCGCGGCATCGCAGCGCTACCTCAAGGTGCGCATCGCGCTGCCCGACCGGCCCGGCCAGCTCGCGATCATCGCGCAGATCGTCTCGGACGAGCAGGCGAACGTCGTCGAGGTGCTCCACTCGCAGCACAACGCCTGGACGTCGATCAGCGACGTCTCGATCGACATCTCCGTCACGACGCGGGGCCCGGAGCACGCCGAGCGCGTGCTCGAGGCGCTGCGGCGCGCGGGCTACGAGCCGCAGGTGCTCTGA
- the greA gene encoding transcription elongation factor GreA, with amino-acid sequence MNGTTETWLSQEAYDRLQAELEHLQGPVRAEIAKRIEEARDEGDLKENGGYHAAKDDQAQVEARIAQVVQLLRTAKVGKAPEADGVVEPGTVVTATIAGDEATFLVGNREIAEAGDDLDVYSEASPLGRAIIGKRIGETASYETPTGATIEVEIKDVQTYRG; translated from the coding sequence ATGAACGGCACCACGGAGACCTGGCTCTCGCAGGAGGCGTACGACCGCCTGCAGGCTGAGCTCGAGCACCTCCAGGGCCCCGTGCGCGCCGAGATCGCCAAGCGCATCGAAGAGGCTCGCGACGAGGGCGACCTCAAGGAGAACGGCGGCTACCACGCTGCCAAGGACGACCAGGCGCAGGTCGAGGCCCGCATCGCGCAGGTCGTGCAGCTGCTGCGCACCGCCAAGGTCGGCAAGGCGCCCGAGGCCGACGGCGTCGTCGAGCCCGGCACCGTCGTGACCGCGACGATCGCGGGCGACGAGGCCACGTTCCTCGTCGGCAACCGCGAGATCGCCGAGGCTGGCGACGACCTCGACGTCTACAGCGAGGCGAGCCCGCTCGGCCGCGCGATCATCGGCAAGCGCATCGGCGAGACCGCGAGCTACGAGACGCCCACGGGCGCGACCATCGAGGTCGAGATCAAGGACGTCCAGACGTACCGCGGCTAG
- a CDS encoding DUF4307 domain-containing protein, with translation MTHLEARYGRTRAWSRRERVLGIAAGIAVLLTATLWVWWVGTDPSRTTLQTRDIAFEIVDDSTIEVIFEVTVEPGTPVTCAVEALNSSYTIVGWREADLPAVEARTSTHVLDVRTTERPTTGLVSECWLS, from the coding sequence ATGACCCATCTCGAAGCGCGCTACGGGCGCACGCGCGCCTGGTCGCGCCGCGAGCGGGTGCTCGGCATCGCCGCGGGCATCGCGGTGCTGCTCACCGCGACGCTGTGGGTGTGGTGGGTGGGCACCGATCCCTCACGGACGACGCTGCAGACGCGCGACATCGCCTTCGAGATCGTCGACGACTCGACGATCGAGGTGATCTTCGAGGTGACGGTCGAGCCGGGCACCCCGGTGACGTGCGCGGTCGAGGCGCTCAACAGCTCCTACACGATCGTGGGGTGGCGCGAGGCCGACCTGCCGGCCGTCGAGGCCCGCACCTCCACCCACGTGCTCGACGTGCGCACGACCGAGCGACCGACCACAGGATTGGTCTCGGAGTGCTGGCTGTCATAG
- the mca gene encoding mycothiol conjugate amidase Mca, translating into MRRLLAVHAHPDDESSKGAATLARYAAEGAEVTVVSCTGGESGSVLNECFEDRARAARDMAGLRRLEMRAAQDALGIDHVWLGYVDSGLPDEGEPLRALSFATIPVEVSGRPLVRLIRRLKPQVVVTYDETGGYPHPDHIRCHEVTMWAVEHAAAGLPELGEPWEVQKVYFDRSMTGVRLQALLAALEGATPDDERLPFVREWAARLAERPATMTTRVHVGDHFEARDTALRAHASQVDPESRFFFWPNELLRQAWPTDDYQLVRSRVAAADDEDDLFAGVEED; encoded by the coding sequence GTGCGACGGCTGCTCGCGGTGCACGCGCACCCTGACGACGAGTCGAGCAAGGGCGCGGCGACGCTCGCCCGGTATGCCGCGGAGGGCGCTGAGGTCACGGTCGTCTCGTGCACGGGCGGTGAGAGCGGGAGCGTGCTCAACGAGTGCTTCGAGGACCGCGCTCGCGCGGCCCGCGACATGGCGGGTCTCCGCCGGCTCGAGATGCGCGCGGCCCAGGATGCGCTCGGCATCGATCACGTCTGGCTCGGCTACGTCGACTCGGGGCTGCCCGACGAGGGGGAGCCGCTGCGCGCGCTCTCGTTCGCGACGATCCCGGTCGAGGTCTCCGGCCGCCCGCTCGTGCGGCTCATCCGCCGCTTGAAGCCGCAGGTCGTCGTGACGTACGACGAGACGGGCGGCTACCCGCACCCGGACCACATCCGCTGCCACGAGGTGACGATGTGGGCCGTCGAGCACGCGGCCGCCGGGCTGCCGGAGCTCGGCGAGCCGTGGGAGGTGCAGAAGGTCTACTTCGACCGCTCGATGACGGGCGTGCGCCTGCAGGCGCTGCTCGCCGCGCTCGAGGGGGCGACCCCCGACGACGAGCGGCTGCCGTTCGTGCGCGAGTGGGCTGCGCGGCTCGCGGAACGGCCCGCGACGATGACGACCCGCGTGCACGTGGGCGACCACTTCGAGGCGCGCGACACGGCGCTGCGGGCGCATGCGAGCCAGGTCGACCCCGAGTCGCGCTTCTTCTTCTGGCCCAACGAGCTGCTGCGCCAGGCGTGGCCGACCGACGACTACCAGCTGGTGCGCTCGCGTGTCGCCGCAGCGGACGATGAGGACGACCTGTTCGCGGGCGTCGAGGAGGACTGA
- a CDS encoding Rv3235 family protein encodes MTSVDAEEFFDFQPCSSAELPDPVPLLENLTACVVEILLGVRDVQQIARWVTEVTYDQLTERALAARRRRGRQLSRTVPGFEVSSVRACHPADGVVEGAAVVRSAGRTRAVAIRLEGLDGKWRATSVNVL; translated from the coding sequence ATGACCTCGGTCGACGCCGAGGAGTTCTTCGACTTCCAGCCGTGCTCGTCAGCCGAGCTGCCCGATCCGGTGCCGCTGCTCGAGAACCTCACGGCATGCGTCGTCGAGATCCTGCTCGGGGTGCGCGACGTGCAGCAGATCGCGCGCTGGGTGACCGAGGTGACCTACGACCAGCTGACCGAGCGGGCGCTCGCCGCTCGCCGCCGTCGCGGCCGCCAGCTGAGCCGCACGGTGCCCGGGTTCGAGGTCAGCAGCGTGCGGGCGTGCCATCCGGCCGACGGCGTGGTCGAGGGCGCCGCGGTCGTGCGCTCGGCCGGGCGCACGCGCGCTGTCGCGATCCGGCTCGAGGGGCTCGACGGCAAGTGGCGCGCGACATCCGTGAACGTGCTGTGA
- a CDS encoding helix-turn-helix domain-containing protein, with protein MSIPPRRFLAVADVAEVLGTSPTAVVELLEAGDLVGVRVRGAWRIADDEVQAWIDRELELERRRGLWRQAQSASVADLFGQH; from the coding sequence ATGTCGATCCCACCGCGGCGATTCCTCGCCGTCGCAGACGTCGCCGAGGTGCTCGGCACGTCGCCGACCGCGGTCGTCGAGCTGCTCGAGGCCGGCGACCTCGTCGGGGTGCGCGTGCGCGGCGCGTGGCGCATCGCCGACGACGAGGTGCAGGCGTGGATCGACCGGGAGCTCGAGCTCGAGCGCCGCCGCGGCCTGTGGCGGCAGGCGCAGTCGGCGAGCGTCGCCGACCTCTTCGGGCAGCACTAG
- a CDS encoding regulator, with amino-acid sequence MSVLAVSAPLEREDAIVREAARHGHRVAIRAATAADLVDRLAARPADAEPPIDLVLVVADEHHVSRALVEACDARGLRLIALADDAAERTRAHTLGIDVVGWADGFAAIEAAATPSAGAQPARSRSRGRVITVWGPAGAPGRSTAAIALAAELALLGRRTALVDADTTSASIAPALGLLDESPGFAAAARLARAGSLTVDELDRIAQQVPTMGGVLRVLTGIGRASRWPELGGDRVAEVLERCRDWVDATVVDVASSLEQDEEISSDMFAPRRHAATLAALEAADEVVVVAGGDAVGIVRLVRALPELRAIVPSARLRVVVNKVRPSAIGVAPERAVQETLRRLAQVSPAACWPFDGRAADAALLEGRPLVDVAGRSRLRRRVQELALALQPLEVQPSRASLRAAERPRRAWRAALR; translated from the coding sequence GTGAGCGTCCTCGCCGTCTCGGCGCCGCTCGAGCGGGAGGACGCGATCGTGCGCGAGGCCGCGCGCCACGGCCATCGCGTGGCGATCCGCGCCGCGACCGCCGCCGACCTCGTCGACCGGCTCGCCGCCAGGCCGGCCGATGCCGAGCCCCCGATCGACCTCGTGCTCGTCGTCGCCGATGAGCACCACGTGAGCCGCGCGCTCGTCGAGGCGTGCGACGCGCGGGGCCTCCGGCTCATCGCACTCGCCGACGATGCCGCGGAGCGAACCAGGGCGCACACGCTCGGGATCGATGTCGTCGGCTGGGCCGACGGGTTCGCGGCGATTGAGGCGGCCGCGACGCCGTCGGCCGGCGCGCAGCCCGCGCGATCCCGGTCGCGCGGCAGGGTCATCACCGTCTGGGGCCCGGCCGGCGCGCCGGGCCGCTCGACCGCGGCGATCGCGCTCGCGGCCGAGCTCGCGCTGCTCGGCCGCAGGACCGCGCTCGTCGACGCCGACACGACGAGCGCCTCGATCGCGCCCGCGCTCGGGCTGCTCGACGAGTCGCCCGGCTTCGCGGCGGCTGCGCGGCTCGCGCGGGCGGGCAGCCTCACCGTCGACGAGCTCGACCGCATCGCGCAGCAGGTGCCCACGATGGGTGGCGTGCTGCGGGTGCTCACGGGCATCGGGCGCGCGAGCCGCTGGCCCGAGCTCGGTGGCGATCGCGTCGCGGAGGTGCTCGAGCGCTGTCGCGATTGGGTCGACGCGACCGTCGTCGACGTCGCCTCGAGCCTCGAGCAGGATGAGGAGATCTCGAGCGACATGTTCGCGCCGCGGCGGCACGCGGCGACGCTCGCCGCGCTCGAGGCCGCCGACGAGGTCGTGGTCGTCGCAGGCGGTGATGCGGTCGGGATCGTGCGGCTCGTGCGAGCGCTGCCCGAGCTGCGGGCGATCGTGCCGAGCGCGCGCCTCCGCGTGGTCGTCAACAAGGTGCGCCCGTCGGCGATCGGCGTCGCGCCCGAGCGGGCGGTGCAGGAGACGCTGCGGCGGCTCGCGCAGGTCAGCCCCGCGGCGTGCTGGCCCTTCGACGGCCGGGCCGCCGACGCGGCGCTGCTCGAGGGGCGCCCGCTCGTCGACGTCGCGGGCCGCTCCCGGCTGCGGCGACGCGTGCAGGAGCTCGCGCTCGCACTGCAGCCGCTCGAGGTGCAGCCGAGCCGGGCGTCGCTGCGCGCCGCCGAGCGGCCGCGGCGTGCGTGGAGGGCCGCGCTACGCTGA
- a CDS encoding PAS domain-containing sensor histidine kinase, which translates to MTSLTSIAQRYGTVSDDDLRWLHRLVSDFQLLADLAIGDIVLWLPTGDDDGFIAAQHARPAGAATLFYRDIVGQPVRNAWREQVSRAFEEGVALTGDSPVWGAEGDAKVRAIPVRRREVEPSTRVVERPLAVITRHSNYADTRSAGRLERTFKECADELFRMIASADFPDQAAPTEPRRGAVRASDGLMRLDQAGVVTFASPNALSAFTRLGFDGELEGESLAEITTDLLDDSHEVDEALPLVVTGRAPWRTDIETRHVTLSLRAVPLRTGSQRLGAIVLVRDVTDLRVQEQTLITKDATIREIHHRVKNNLQTVAALLRIQSRRTKSEEARTSLQDAERRVSSIAVVHDTLSEGLSQSVDFDAVFDRAMKLTSELASLHSARVRTERIGSFGVLPSGYATPLALALTELVTNAVEHGLAGKQDGLVRITARRADGWLTVQVCDNGVGLPAGRVGSGLGTQIVKTLVTGELSGTIDWGARAVEGTEVTVRVPLAYIREPDED; encoded by the coding sequence GTGACGAGCCTCACGTCGATCGCCCAGCGGTACGGGACCGTCAGCGACGACGATCTGCGCTGGCTGCACCGGCTCGTCTCCGACTTCCAGCTGCTCGCCGATCTCGCGATCGGCGACATCGTCCTGTGGCTGCCGACCGGCGACGACGACGGCTTCATCGCCGCGCAGCATGCGCGCCCGGCCGGCGCGGCGACGCTCTTCTACCGCGACATCGTGGGGCAGCCGGTGCGGAATGCGTGGCGCGAGCAGGTGTCGCGCGCGTTCGAGGAGGGCGTCGCGCTCACCGGCGACTCGCCCGTGTGGGGCGCCGAGGGCGACGCGAAGGTGCGCGCCATCCCCGTGCGGCGGCGCGAGGTCGAGCCGTCGACCCGGGTGGTCGAGCGACCGCTCGCCGTCATCACGCGGCACTCGAACTACGCCGACACGCGCAGCGCCGGTCGGCTCGAGCGCACCTTCAAGGAATGCGCCGACGAGCTCTTCCGCATGATCGCGAGCGCCGACTTCCCCGACCAGGCCGCACCCACCGAGCCTCGGCGCGGTGCCGTGCGCGCATCCGACGGCCTCATGCGGCTCGACCAGGCGGGCGTCGTCACGTTCGCGAGCCCCAACGCGCTCTCGGCGTTCACGCGGCTCGGCTTCGACGGCGAGCTCGAGGGCGAGTCGCTCGCCGAGATCACGACCGATCTGCTCGACGACTCCCACGAGGTCGACGAGGCGCTGCCGCTCGTCGTCACCGGCCGTGCGCCGTGGCGCACCGACATCGAGACGCGCCACGTGACGCTCTCGCTCCGCGCCGTGCCGCTGCGCACCGGTTCCCAGCGCCTCGGGGCGATCGTGCTCGTGCGCGACGTCACCGACCTGCGCGTGCAGGAGCAGACGCTCATCACCAAGGATGCGACGATCCGCGAGATCCACCACCGGGTGAAGAACAACCTGCAGACCGTCGCGGCACTGCTGCGCATCCAGTCGCGGCGCACGAAGAGCGAGGAGGCGCGCACCTCGCTGCAGGACGCCGAGCGCCGGGTCTCGTCGATCGCGGTCGTGCACGACACGCTCTCGGAGGGGCTGAGCCAATCGGTCGACTTCGACGCGGTCTTCGACCGAGCGATGAAGCTGACGAGCGAGCTGGCGTCGCTGCACTCGGCGCGGGTGCGCACCGAGCGCATCGGGTCGTTCGGCGTGCTGCCGAGCGGCTACGCGACGCCGCTCGCGCTCGCGCTCACCGAGCTCGTGACCAACGCGGTCGAGCACGGACTCGCGGGCAAGCAGGACGGGCTCGTGCGGATCACCGCGCGACGCGCGGACGGCTGGCTCACCGTGCAGGTCTGCGACAACGGCGTGGGGCTGCCCGCGGGCCGCGTCGGCTCGGGGCTCGGCACGCAGATCGTGAAGACGCTCGTCACCGGCGAGCTCTCGGGGACGATCGACTGGGGAGCCCGCGCGGTCGAGGGCACCGAGGTCACGGTGCGGGTGCCGCTCGCCTACATCCGCGAGCCCGACGAGGACTGA
- a CDS encoding WhiB family transcriptional regulator has protein sequence MDWRDDAACLTVDPELFFPVGNTGPALEQIEKAKAVCATCPVTEMCLQYALETSQDSGVWGGLSEDERRALKRRAARARRAG, from the coding sequence ATGGACTGGCGTGATGACGCTGCCTGCCTGACGGTAGACCCCGAGCTGTTCTTCCCGGTGGGCAACACCGGCCCGGCCCTCGAGCAGATCGAGAAGGCCAAGGCCGTGTGCGCGACGTGCCCGGTGACCGAGATGTGCCTGCAGTACGCGCTCGAGACGAGCCAGGACTCCGGTGTGTGGGGCGGCCTCTCCGAGGACGAGCGCCGCGCCCTCAAGCGCCGCGCCGCGCGCGCCCGTCGCGCCGGCTGA
- the bcp gene encoding thioredoxin-dependent thiol peroxidase produces the protein MTHLQPGMPAPDFTLPDQDGSSVSLADLRGRKVIVYFYPEALTVACKQQACDFRDALPDLGEHGYAVVGISKDPVEKLARARDKDGITFPLLSDEGLDVHRAWGTFGEKNSYGRIVLGVRRSTFVLDEHGVITHAFYNTKAKGHLDMLDKRLAFRG, from the coding sequence ATGACCCACCTCCAGCCCGGCATGCCCGCTCCCGACTTCACCCTCCCCGACCAGGACGGCTCGAGCGTCTCGCTCGCCGATCTCCGCGGGCGCAAGGTGATCGTCTACTTCTACCCCGAGGCGCTCACCGTCGCGTGCAAGCAGCAGGCGTGCGACTTCCGCGACGCGCTGCCCGACCTCGGCGAGCACGGCTACGCGGTCGTGGGCATCTCGAAGGACCCGGTCGAGAAGCTCGCCAGGGCGCGCGACAAGGACGGCATCACCTTCCCGCTGCTGAGCGACGAGGGCCTCGACGTGCACCGCGCGTGGGGCACGTTCGGCGAGAAGAACAGCTACGGCCGCATCGTCCTGGGCGTGCGCCGCTCGACCTTCGTGCTCGACGAGCACGGCGTCATCACGCACGCCTTCTACAACACCAAGGCGAAGGGCCACCTCGACATGCTCGACAAGCGGCTCGCCTTCCGCGGCTGA